A region of the Chloroflexota bacterium genome:
GATGACCTAAATCAGTGGCGCGAGTATGAACCAGTGTGAGGGGCGGCTGATTCAACTCCTTATCAATCCGCTCCAAAATCGTGGCTATGATCAATGTCACCTCTAAGGAGATGATCGTCTCTCTATGGCATTTTGTCGGCCAGGCGCCGATGTACAAATTCTCTGTAATTTGTGAATAATCCAACGGTATATCTTTGGGGATGCCGCGTATTTTGTCTCGGATGAGACGTATTATTGAAGTCATTTCACCTTTCCTCTTGCGGCACCGCTACCGTCAACCCAGCCGTTATCACCTTCATCGAAACAGGTGTTCGCCTGGAATATTCGCCATCTGTCCACACCGGTTGGTCTATTTCGGCATCAATTTCGATTTCCTGCCCGCGCCAGTAGTACATGCCTGCTTTTTCATTTTCGAGGTTAAAGAAGCGGTTGAGGGCGGCATCGGTGCTTTTTTTATCTCGACTGAGCATGAACACGTCCAGGTAGCCATCATCCACCTTGAATTTTTCGCTGATGGAGAGGCCCGTCCCGGCTTTTGCAGAGTTGACGACGTAACATTTATTTCCCATGATTACGATCTCTTCACCATCTATTTTCAGGGTATATTCGATGTCCCGAATTTCACCAAGACGTTTGATGTCGCGGGCCAGGTAGGCTAGGGTACCGTACTTGTCCTTGTCCTCTCGACTGGTCTGTTCTTCCGGCTCGATGCCGGTGAAGAGGCGCTGGACGAAATAGGAACCGTCTTCCAGCTGCACGATATCGATTTTGCGCTGGTTGAAGCTGGTGCAAAGAATTTCAACGGCAGGTCTCAGTTCGGTGGGAATGCCCATTTCATTGCCAAAGCCGTTGCCGGTGCCGCCAGGCAGCACGCCCATGGGTACACCCGTACCCATGACGCCATTGGCGATCTCATGTTGGGTGCCGTCGCCACCATAACCAACCACCAGATCGTTACCGGCTTCGGCCGCTTTGTGGGCGAATTCGGTGGCGTCACCAAATTTCCTGGTGATGCTGATGTCCCATTCAACGCCGTGACGGTAGAAAACGTCATTCAAAATATTGATGATGGGCTGATCTTTGCCGGATACGGGGTTGATGACGACGTGGATCTTCTGGTAAGGAACGGTCGTTTTCGCTGCACCTCCCGCTTTCTCAGCCAGGGCTGCCAGCAGTATGGCATACGCTTCGTCTGCCTGCTCATCAAGTTGATCGGATGCTTCTTGAGGAATCGTTGCTTCAAAAATATCGCCCCCCATTTCTTTGATCACGGCGATAGATTGGGCTCTTGGCTCACCTTTGACGACAGCGATAATGGCCGACGAATCCGGCCCCAGGGAACCGGCAACCTTATTTAGTTGGTCAGGCATCACGTTGACCGCTTGTTTCTCTTTGGCGTGATGATGGCCGATTGCACCTCCCAGAACGCCTAATGCCAGACCGGTGCCGCCAGTTAGCAAACCGATGACGCCACCCAGGATGACGCCGGTTATGGTGCCCCGGCGTGGGGTGCGCCCGATGTCGTGGAAGCTCACTTGTCCACCAGCGTCTTTTCGCATGACCACGACCGAGACCACATTTCGGTCTCGTTTGGGTAACTGCTGCACGGCCGTTTCTGCACTATCCTGCCCATCAAATACGGCTAAAACTAAATGGATGTTATTCTCTTTCACCGTTCTCTCCCTTTGAATCATCCAGCCCAGTGAGGCTGGCTTGTAGCTGTTGGCTGAGCGTCTCTAATTTGCAGCGTTCCGGATCGGTGGCCTGGGGCGTCGAGCCGCTCAGACCTCGAGAGCCTGAGTAGCTACTCCATTTACTTTATTGATCGGGCTTGAATTTCTCAGTCCATTTCTCCTATTTTGTTTTTTCGGATTTTTCAGTGTCGGAAACGACCGTTTCCTCCTCCTTCTCCGCCTCCTCTTTGCGTGCTGCTTCCGCTTCTGCTTCCGCTTCTACTTCCGCTGCCGCTTCAGCCACCCGCCGCTGCGGCTCCTCAGCCACCCACTTCTCCGCTTTATCCCAGGCTGCCAACGTCGATTGCCCAATGACTTCTCCTTCCACAAAGATATTCTCCCGGCCAATCTTGCGCATCAGCCGCGTCTTTTCCAATTGATCCACAACCTTT
Encoded here:
- a CDS encoding diacylglycerol kinase family protein, whose amino-acid sequence is MKENNIHLVLAVFDGQDSAETAVQQLPKRDRNVVSVVVMRKDAGGQVSFHDIGRTPRRGTITGVILGGVIGLLTGGTGLALGVLGGAIGHHHAKEKQAVNVMPDQLNKVAGSLGPDSSAIIAVVKGEPRAQSIAVIKEMGGDIFEATIPQEASDQLDEQADEAYAILLAALAEKAGGAAKTTVPYQKIHVVINPVSGKDQPIINILNDVFYRHGVEWDISITRKFGDATEFAHKAAEAGNDLVVGYGGDGTQHEIANGVMGTGVPMGVLPGGTGNGFGNEMGIPTELRPAVEILCTSFNQRKIDIVQLEDGSYFVQRLFTGIEPEEQTSREDKDKYGTLAYLARDIKRLGEIRDIEYTLKIDGEEIVIMGNKCYVVNSAKAGTGLSISEKFKVDDGYLDVFMLSRDKKSTDAALNRFFNLENEKAGMYYWRGQEIEIDAEIDQPVWTDGEYSRRTPVSMKVITAGLTVAVPQEER